In a single window of the Lebetimonas sp. JH292 genome:
- the murC gene encoding UDP-N-acetylmuramate--L-alanine ligase: MRIHFIGIGGIGLSALARFLSAKGYKISGSDIHATPLTEKLKSLGVKVYIPQKEENITDDIDLIVFTAVAKENNPERVAAKKKGIKTLSRREFLPFVLNNKKVISVCGAHGKSTTTSILASVLKDADALIGAESKDFNSNARFSNNDLMVFEADESDGSFIDSNPFVAVVTNTEPEHMEFYNHDLKLFYSHYEKFLKSAKIRVVNGNDEFIKSLDLPMKKVYLTDAKNIRYELRDNQPKTIFEYKTREFEVYGFGEHLILDALLAIEAANEFISMEEIAENIKNYKGIKKRFDILQKEDNFILIDDYGHHPTEIKATIHSALLYAKLNGIDKITAIWQPHKYSRTVDNLQGFVNCFEGVDELVILPVWSAGEEKVKIDFKKHFERYNPIFADKIKTDRKNIMLIKDNKIIKEINNGLVIGFGAGDITYQLRGL; the protein is encoded by the coding sequence GTGAGAATACATTTTATCGGTATAGGAGGAATAGGTTTAAGCGCTTTGGCAAGATTTTTAAGCGCAAAAGGCTATAAAATTAGCGGAAGCGACATACATGCCACTCCGTTGACAGAAAAACTAAAGAGTTTAGGTGTAAAAGTTTATATTCCACAAAAAGAAGAAAACATAACCGATGATATCGATTTAATCGTTTTTACCGCTGTTGCAAAAGAAAATAATCCTGAAAGGGTAGCCGCTAAGAAAAAAGGTATAAAAACTCTAAGCAGAAGGGAATTTTTGCCTTTTGTTTTAAATAATAAAAAGGTAATTTCAGTCTGCGGTGCCCACGGTAAGAGCACAACAACTTCTATTTTAGCTTCTGTTTTAAAAGATGCCGATGCCCTGATAGGGGCTGAAAGTAAAGATTTTAATTCCAATGCCAGATTTAGTAATAACGATTTAATGGTGTTTGAAGCGGATGAAAGCGACGGCAGTTTTATAGATTCAAATCCATTTGTTGCAGTTGTTACAAATACCGAACCTGAACATATGGAATTTTATAATCATGATTTAAAACTTTTTTATTCCCATTATGAAAAATTTTTAAAGAGTGCAAAAATCAGGGTTGTAAACGGGAATGATGAATTTATAAAAAGTCTTGATTTGCCTATGAAAAAAGTTTATTTAACTGATGCTAAAAACATACGATATGAATTAAGAGACAATCAGCCAAAAACTATTTTCGAATATAAGACTCGCGAATTTGAAGTTTACGGATTTGGTGAACATTTGATATTAGATGCTCTCCTTGCAATTGAAGCTGCAAATGAATTTATTTCAATGGAAGAAATTGCTGAAAATATTAAAAATTATAAAGGCATTAAAAAAAGATTTGATATTTTACAAAAAGAGGATAATTTTATATTAATAGACGATTACGGGCATCATCCAACAGAAATAAAAGCAACCATTCATTCGGCACTTTTGTATGCAAAATTAAACGGAATAGATAAAATAACGGCCATCTGGCAACCGCACAAATATTCAAGGACGGTTGATAATCTGCAAGGCTTTGTAAACTGTTTTGAAGGGGTGGATGAACTTGTAATTTTACCGGTATGGTCAGCTGGAGAAGAGAAAGTGAAAATTGATTTTAAAAAGCATTTTGAAAGATATAATCCGATTTTTGCAGATAAAATAAAAACCGATAGAAAAAATATTATGTTAATAAAAGATAATAAAATTATTAAAGAAATAAATAATGGTTTAGTAATAGGCTTCGGAGCGGGGGATATTACTTATCAATTGAGAGGTTTATAA
- a CDS encoding succinyldiaminopimelate transaminase has product MMFEKYPFEKLNELLKDVPHPKEVFSLTIGEPQFETPEFIEKSLCKNVKYLNKYAKTAGEEILKKSQRDFIKRRFNVELRKDELIPTFGTREVLFNFPLFLKPRKMAFPNPFYQIYEGAAVAAGSKINYLELSEKNNFKPCLSQLEGDEDFIILNSPNNPTSSVMNLDELCEWVEYALKKDVVILNDECYSELYTKNPPPSILEASMKVGNRNFKNVLAINSISKRSSAPGLRSGFIAGDREILKKYLLFRTYTGCAIPLPLQYAAKAAWEDEEYPEIFRKKYIENFEVAKEILGVDIPEATFYIWLKVDDDIKFTVEAYKRGVKVLPGRFMGRNSAGECYVRIALVYDMEKIKTALNILKEIL; this is encoded by the coding sequence GTGATGTTTGAAAAATATCCTTTTGAAAAATTAAATGAATTGTTAAAAGATGTGCCTCATCCAAAGGAGGTGTTTTCTTTGACAATAGGAGAGCCGCAGTTTGAAACACCTGAGTTTATTGAAAAAAGTTTATGTAAAAATGTTAAATATTTAAATAAATATGCCAAAACCGCCGGGGAGGAAATTTTAAAAAAATCCCAAAGAGATTTTATAAAAAGAAGATTTAATGTAGAACTTCGAAAAGATGAACTGATTCCTACATTCGGGACACGGGAAGTTTTATTTAATTTTCCGCTTTTTTTAAAGCCTCGAAAAATGGCTTTTCCGAATCCTTTTTATCAAATTTATGAAGGGGCTGCCGTTGCAGCCGGGAGTAAAATTAACTATTTAGAGCTCAGCGAAAAAAATAATTTTAAACCATGTCTCTCCCAGCTTGAAGGAGATGAAGATTTTATTATTTTAAATTCTCCTAATAATCCTACTTCAAGTGTTATGAATTTGGACGAATTATGTGAATGGGTGGAATATGCCCTAAAAAAAGATGTTGTGATATTGAATGATGAATGTTACAGCGAGCTTTATACAAAAAATCCACCACCTTCAATTCTTGAGGCAAGTATGAAAGTGGGAAACAGAAATTTTAAAAATGTACTCGCCATTAATTCCATTTCAAAAAGAAGTTCAGCCCCCGGGCTTAGAAGCGGGTTTATTGCGGGAGACAGAGAAATATTAAAAAAATATCTGCTTTTTAGGACTTATACAGGTTGCGCCATTCCTCTGCCTTTGCAATATGCGGCAAAAGCGGCATGGGAGGATGAAGAATATCCGGAAATTTTCAGAAAAAAATATATTGAAAATTTTGAAGTGGCCAAAGAAATTTTAGGGGTGGATATCCCGGAAGCCACTTTTTATATATGGCTAAAAGTAGACGATGATATAAAATTCACTGTTGAAGCATATAAAAGAGGTGTAAAAGTATTGCCCGGCAGGTTTATGGGAAGAAATAGCGCAGGAGAGTGTTATGTCAGAATAGCTCTTGTTTATGATATGGAAAAAATAAAAACGGCACTCAATATTTTAAAGGAAATTTTATGA
- the recG gene encoding ATP-dependent DNA helicase RecG yields MTDLKTLETALIKPKDWEDNHLYPYLLNRPQAFEAEILDIQKSSKITRIKFFLKNINQIMWGVFFVFKKWHEAVFKKGKTLYIRGEIRNNQLIQPKPISRINEITSVYSSVKIKNEIKKHLSFENLKILPQEIAETLIKMHFPTTLKDIEEKKIEYALKWSEIFLYLYKLQNKKKIFPSNPIISEPTPFIDSLPFKLTNDQLKVIKDIQNDLSKPVQARRVIIGDVGSGKTIVMLSTAFMAKKSAIMAPTSILANQIYEEADKYLNGKWTMENGKLFKVVLVTQKSKFTEYDLKNADLLIGTHALLYQDLPKLNAVMVDEQHRFGTNQRAKLEKLTSSGKVLPHFFQFSATPIPRTQALIMSSFVNVSLIKELPFKKDIDTKIIDKSDFKDLITHIQKEISLGNQVVIVYPLVEESQNFNYQSIEEGKDFWLKYFGGVYITHGKDKNKEDILVEFREKGNILITTTVIEVGISLPRLTTIVIVGAERLGLATLHQLRGRVGRYGQKGYCFLYTNNKNNNRLIEFSKTLDGFKIAELDLKFRKAGDLLDGKKQSGEKFNYFDETKDLGILENVKKYIEKNLSD; encoded by the coding sequence ATGACTGATTTAAAAACACTTGAAACCGCATTAATAAAACCAAAAGATTGGGAAGATAATCATCTATATCCCTATCTTTTAAACAGACCCCAGGCATTTGAGGCCGAAATACTCGATATTCAAAAATCATCTAAAATCACCAGAATTAAATTTTTTTTAAAAAATATCAATCAGATTATGTGGGGAGTATTTTTTGTTTTTAAAAAATGGCATGAAGCTGTTTTTAAAAAAGGTAAAACTCTATATATAAGAGGAGAAATCAGAAACAACCAATTAATCCAGCCAAAACCAATAAGCAGAATAAATGAAATAACCTCTGTATATTCATCTGTAAAAATAAAAAATGAAATAAAAAAACATCTGAGCTTCGAAAATTTAAAAATACTGCCGCAGGAAATTGCCGAAACTTTGATAAAAATGCATTTTCCGACAACTCTAAAAGATATTGAAGAAAAAAAAATAGAATATGCACTAAAATGGAGCGAAATTTTTTTATATTTATATAAGCTTCAAAACAAAAAGAAAATATTTCCTTCAAATCCGATTATTTCAGAGCCGACGCCTTTTATAGATTCCCTTCCGTTCAAACTTACCAATGACCAGTTAAAAGTTATAAAAGATATACAAAACGATTTATCAAAACCCGTTCAGGCAAGAAGGGTAATAATTGGCGATGTAGGAAGCGGAAAAACAATCGTTATGCTCTCTACTGCATTTATGGCTAAAAAAAGCGCAATTATGGCTCCTACATCAATACTTGCCAATCAGATTTACGAAGAAGCGGATAAATACTTAAATGGAAAATGGACAATGGAAAATGGAAAATTATTTAAAGTGGTATTGGTTACGCAAAAAAGTAAATTCACTGAATATGATTTAAAAAACGCAGATTTATTAATAGGCACGCATGCTCTTTTATATCAGGATTTACCAAAATTAAACGCTGTAATGGTTGACGAACAGCACAGATTCGGAACCAATCAGAGAGCAAAGCTTGAAAAACTAACTTCAAGTGGAAAAGTCTTACCTCACTTTTTTCAATTCAGCGCCACCCCCATCCCAAGAACACAGGCTCTTATTATGAGCAGTTTTGTAAATGTAAGTTTGATAAAAGAACTTCCTTTTAAAAAAGACATTGATACAAAAATAATAGATAAAAGTGATTTTAAGGATTTAATAACCCATATTCAAAAAGAGATAAGCTTAGGCAATCAGGTGGTAATTGTTTATCCTCTTGTAGAAGAATCGCAAAATTTTAATTATCAAAGCATAGAAGAAGGAAAAGATTTCTGGCTTAAATATTTTGGCGGAGTCTATATAACACACGGAAAAGACAAAAACAAAGAAGATATTTTAGTCGAATTCAGGGAAAAAGGAAATATTTTAATAACAACAACCGTAATTGAAGTTGGAATTTCTTTGCCCCGTTTAACCACTATTGTAATAGTCGGAGCCGAAAGGCTCGGACTCGCAACACTGCATCAGCTAAGGGGAAGAGTCGGAAGATATGGACAGAAAGGATACTGCTTTTTATATACAAATAATAAAAACAACAATAGGCTTATTGAATTTTCAAAAACGCTTGACGGTTTTAAAATTGCAGAACTTGATCTGAAATTCAGAAAAGCCGGAGATCTGCTCGACGGCAAAAAACAAAGCGGTGAAAAATTTAACTATTTTGACGAAACAAAAGATTTGGGGATTTTAGAAAATGTTAAAAAATATATTGAGAAAAATCTATCAGATTAA
- a CDS encoding polyribonucleotide nucleotidyltransferase, protein MSCSVELKVNNRVQKFVLNKLAKQANSSVWFQDGNTVMIATLTYNPDELVEEDFVPLVVQYVEKAYAVGKIPAGFVKREQKPGDFETLTARIVDRSLRPLFPKEYGYNTVLTIMAVSADEESDLQAAAMNAAASCMYLSDLPFSKMVYGVRLTRIDGKIIVNPTLSELEKGEFNLFVTGSKDELLMIEFAAQGQEDIEIIPVEDIMLDGAPIENTIVNYKTNEIKEDDLIEVLKVAQNAIKEGVKAYEEGLKEFKKAPAEFKERVEKDPGEYIETIKEKYIDELKEIIKYLSKSERDYLLKQFARKIAGLLNKEEDYDVILKAVKTVKREIVRGMILYEGIRADGRKLDEIRPISIETNVLPRAHGSCLFTRGQTQALAVATRGGDMDAQVYGNLTDKEEKLERFMLHYNFPAFSVGEAERLGPPSRRELGHGNLAKRAIEPLLDPEFDETVRVVSEILESNGSSSMATICAGSLALKAAKVPLLKMAAGIAMGLISEGDKYAVLTDIMGLEDHDGDMDFKVGGTYEGITAMQMDIKLGGISLDVLKEALYQARDARCYILELMEKAAKEIKYNEAVLPKAISFKVEPDKIIDIIGTAGKTVKDIISKFGVTIDLDRVSGKVKIFGESHEQLQATKDYILNVICKDDKPKIPDFKTGEIIEGKVSKIVDFGLFVELVPGVEGLLHKSKLNGKNPEDFNVGDKIKVKVLSQSGFKIELALVEE, encoded by the coding sequence ATGAGTTGCAGTGTAGAATTAAAAGTTAATAACAGAGTTCAGAAATTTGTTTTAAATAAGCTAGCTAAACAGGCAAATTCGTCTGTATGGTTTCAAGACGGAAATACGGTAATGATTGCTACGCTTACGTATAATCCGGATGAACTTGTGGAAGAGGATTTTGTGCCTCTTGTGGTTCAATATGTCGAAAAAGCCTATGCGGTTGGAAAAATTCCTGCAGGGTTTGTAAAAAGAGAACAAAAACCGGGGGATTTTGAAACCCTAACAGCCAGAATAGTTGACAGAAGCCTCAGGCCTCTGTTTCCTAAAGAATACGGATACAATACCGTTCTTACTATTATGGCGGTAAGTGCGGATGAAGAGAGTGACCTGCAGGCTGCTGCCATGAATGCCGCCGCATCCTGCATGTATTTAAGTGATTTGCCTTTTTCAAAAATGGTTTACGGGGTAAGACTTACCAGAATAGACGGTAAAATAATTGTGAACCCTACATTAAGTGAGCTTGAAAAAGGAGAATTTAATCTGTTTGTTACCGGAAGCAAAGACGAGCTTTTAATGATAGAATTTGCCGCCCAGGGTCAGGAAGATATTGAGATTATTCCTGTCGAAGATATAATGCTTGACGGGGCGCCTATTGAAAATACAATCGTAAATTATAAAACAAATGAAATAAAAGAAGATGATTTAATAGAAGTTTTAAAAGTTGCTCAAAATGCTATAAAAGAGGGTGTTAAAGCCTATGAGGAAGGTTTAAAAGAATTTAAAAAAGCCCCTGCCGAATTTAAAGAGAGAGTTGAAAAAGACCCGGGTGAATATATTGAAACAATAAAAGAAAAATATATAGATGAATTAAAAGAAATAATAAAATATTTGAGCAAAAGCGAAAGGGATTATTTATTAAAACAATTTGCAAGAAAAATAGCAGGTTTACTAAATAAAGAAGAAGATTATGATGTTATTTTAAAAGCTGTAAAAACAGTTAAAAGAGAAATTGTAAGAGGTATGATTTTATATGAGGGAATCAGGGCAGACGGAAGAAAACTCGATGAAATAAGGCCTATAAGTATAGAGACAAACGTTCTTCCAAGAGCACACGGAAGCTGTCTGTTTACAAGAGGACAGACCCAGGCTTTGGCTGTTGCAACCAGAGGCGGTGATATGGATGCCCAGGTTTACGGAAATTTGACAGATAAAGAAGAAAAGCTTGAAAGATTTATGCTTCATTATAATTTTCCGGCTTTTTCAGTAGGTGAAGCGGAAAGATTGGGACCTCCGAGCAGAAGGGAACTGGGTCATGGAAATTTGGCAAAAAGGGCAATTGAGCCGCTCTTAGACCCGGAATTTGATGAAACAGTAAGGGTTGTAAGTGAAATACTTGAAAGTAACGGAAGTAGCTCAATGGCTACGATCTGTGCAGGTTCTTTGGCATTAAAAGCCGCAAAAGTCCCTTTACTTAAAATGGCGGCGGGAATTGCAATGGGTCTTATAAGTGAAGGTGATAAATATGCGGTACTTACTGATATTATGGGGCTTGAAGATCATGACGGAGATATGGATTTTAAAGTCGGAGGAACTTATGAAGGAATAACCGCTATGCAGATGGATATAAAATTAGGGGGAATTTCTCTTGATGTTTTAAAAGAGGCCCTTTATCAGGCTAGGGACGCAAGATGTTATATACTCGAACTTATGGAAAAAGCCGCAAAAGAGATTAAATATAACGAAGCTGTGCTTCCAAAAGCTATTAGTTTTAAAGTCGAACCGGATAAAATTATAGATATTATAGGTACTGCGGGTAAAACCGTAAAAGATATCATTTCTAAATTCGGAGTAACAATAGATTTGGATAGAGTCAGCGGAAAAGTGAAAATTTTCGGTGAAAGTCATGAGCAGCTTCAGGCAACAAAAGATTATATATTAAATGTGATTTGTAAAGATGACAAACCGAAAATTCCTGATTTTAAAACAGGTGAAATAATAGAAGGAAAAGTAAGTAAAATCGTAGATTTCGGTCTTTTTGTAGAATTGGTACCAGGTGTTGAGGGGCTTTTGCATAAATCAAAACTCAACGGAAAAAATCCGGAAGATTTCAATGTTGGGGATAAAATAAAAGTAAAAGTGCTTTCTCAAAGCGGATTTAAAATAGAGCTTGCTTTAGTGGAGGAGTGA
- a CDS encoding class I SAM-dependent methyltransferase yields MLENTINKFIKEFNKYMPEKIYVQFPDKKMGDGKLGVVLKDYKTAKRILMDPEMGFAEEYVNGNININGSLEKLLIGGLTYVNLMDKEKKQIDFTKFFFNFLGMLKKIEEKEVQYHYDLGNDFYKSWLDKSMTYSCAFFTKKDMSLEEAQEEKRNIIYEKLRLKNAKNFLDIGCGWGSVIINAAKKYNIPCVGITLSKNQYEYVKEKIKDENLNNLVEVYLMHYEDLPKLNKKFDRIVSIGMFEHVGKERYKKFFSVVNNILEKKGLFLLHTIGKQHPAPTSKWIRKYIFPGGHLPCVSEIFDSSKESDLYFMDMDDWRLHYYKTLIEWRKRFCNIKDTVIKKFDEKFYRMWNLYLISSAVSFYIGEQHLYQILYSNGVNNNYPIIKRTFIEESLI; encoded by the coding sequence ATGTTGGAAAATACAATAAACAAATTTATTAAAGAATTCAATAAATATATGCCTGAAAAAATTTATGTGCAATTCCCAGATAAAAAAATGGGGGATGGAAAATTAGGGGTTGTTTTGAAAGATTATAAAACAGCAAAAAGAATTTTGATGGATCCAGAGATGGGTTTTGCTGAAGAATATGTAAATGGAAACATAAATATAAACGGTTCTCTTGAAAAATTGTTAATCGGGGGTCTTACATATGTTAATTTAATGGATAAAGAAAAAAAACAGATAGATTTTACGAAATTCTTTTTTAATTTTTTGGGTATGCTGAAAAAAATTGAGGAAAAAGAGGTTCAATATCATTACGATTTAGGTAATGATTTTTATAAATCATGGTTGGATAAATCTATGACTTATTCATGTGCTTTTTTTACAAAAAAAGATATGAGTTTAGAAGAAGCCCAGGAAGAAAAAAGAAATATTATTTATGAAAAATTAAGATTAAAAAATGCAAAAAATTTTTTGGATATTGGATGCGGATGGGGTTCAGTTATAATTAATGCTGCAAAAAAATATAATATACCTTGTGTCGGAATTACACTTTCAAAAAACCAGTATGAATATGTCAAAGAAAAAATAAAAGATGAAAATTTAAATAATTTAGTAGAGGTTTATTTAATGCATTATGAAGATTTACCTAAATTAAATAAAAAATTTGACAGAATCGTATCAATAGGTATGTTTGAACATGTCGGTAAAGAAAGATATAAAAAATTTTTTTCAGTTGTTAATAATATTCTTGAAAAAAAAGGCCTCTTTTTGCTTCATACAATAGGCAAACAACATCCCGCACCTACAAGTAAATGGATTAGAAAATATATTTTTCCCGGGGGTCATTTGCCTTGCGTTAGTGAAATATTTGATTCTTCAAAAGAGAGTGATTTATATTTTATGGATATGGATGATTGGAGATTGCATTATTATAAAACATTAATTGAATGGAGAAAGAGGTTTTGCAATATTAAAGATACTGTTATTAAGAAATTTGATGAAAAATTTTACAGAATGTGGAATTTATATCTAATTTCATCTGCGGTTTCTTTTTATATAGGGGAACAGCATTTATATCAAATTTTGTATTCAAATGGGGTAAATAATAATTATCCTATAATAAAAAGAACATTTATTGAAGAAAGTTTAATCTGA
- a CDS encoding class II aldolase/adducin family protein, giving the protein MLEKLFLDDYKLTARVLQEKNILNTGFGSISLKTGNDTMLINKKNSCILEENFYISVNIANKTLAYKEANEDAPLHAKIYKNISFAKTALNLYMPNTIAYSIIHEKFQPIDTYGKKYFKNITIIEDLMTETNIKKLLAILEKEEIAIIKAKSVIIISRDIKEALKKAFILNNSARILLKIPH; this is encoded by the coding sequence TTGCTTGAAAAACTGTTTTTAGATGATTATAAATTAACCGCCAGGGTTTTGCAAGAAAAAAATATCTTAAATACAGGTTTTGGTAGCATTTCTTTAAAAACAGGCAACGACACCATGCTTATAAATAAAAAAAACAGCTGCATTTTAGAAGAAAATTTTTATATATCTGTAAATATTGCAAACAAAACACTCGCATACAAAGAAGCAAACGAAGATGCCCCTCTTCATGCAAAAATTTACAAAAATATCTCTTTTGCAAAAACTGCATTGAATCTTTATATGCCAAATACCATTGCTTATTCTATAATCCACGAAAAATTCCAGCCCATAGACACATACGGAAAAAAATATTTTAAAAATATAACCATTATCGAAGATTTAATGACAGAAACAAATATAAAAAAATTATTAGCCATTCTTGAAAAAGAAGAAATTGCAATTATAAAAGCAAAAAGCGTGATTATAATAAGCAGAGATATAAAAGAAGCTTTAAAAAAAGCTTTTATTTTAAACAATTCTGCAAGAATTTTATTAAAAATTCCACATTAA
- a CDS encoding pitrilysin family protein, producing the protein MIIFEKDCIGRSFLQIVFLNSGSIFFKDGVANFAKEILNRGTSKKKEKFFSFLDENAINLNFGINHEYFTVSVKCLNNKRKKALDSLIELFSDINLTKEAFEKTKREIIAKKESLKNNNDYIANKNLYRAIFENTPLAIPVIGENIENITKDDIKNFFNELSENVIIINGGEKFDYEKFIKLFPKKEKEYPFFEPIQKNIKENKEVEQSYIYFASEYNIEKKEIHLAKIATFILGSGGFGSRIMEKIRVKKGYAYSAYAFNTFKKTHKILSGYMQTKLENTEDAINSLKNIINDFTQNGITAEELNDAKKFLLGSEPLRNETLSQRLLKKFNEVYLNLPENYYQKELDLIKNTKLNEINDFIKKYKNIKNLSFSILTND; encoded by the coding sequence ATGATAATTTTTGAAAAAGATTGCATAGGAAGAAGTTTTTTACAAATAGTTTTTTTAAACTCGGGAAGCATATTTTTTAAAGACGGAGTAGCCAATTTTGCCAAAGAGATATTAAACAGAGGCACCAGCAAAAAAAAAGAAAAATTTTTTTCCTTTTTGGATGAAAACGCCATTAATCTGAATTTCGGAATAAACCATGAATATTTCACCGTTTCCGTTAAATGTTTAAACAATAAAAGAAAAAAAGCCCTCGATTCGTTAATAGAGCTGTTCAGTGATATCAATTTGACAAAAGAAGCTTTTGAAAAAACAAAAAGAGAAATTATTGCCAAAAAAGAGAGCTTAAAAAACAACAACGACTATATTGCAAATAAAAATCTTTATCGTGCCATTTTTGAAAACACACCGCTGGCAATTCCCGTAATAGGAGAAAATATAGAAAATATCACTAAAGATGATATAAAAAATTTTTTTAACGAATTAAGCGAAAACGTAATTATAATCAACGGAGGAGAAAAATTTGATTACGAAAAATTTATAAAATTATTTCCAAAAAAAGAAAAAGAATATCCTTTCTTTGAGCCTATTCAAAAAAACATTAAAGAAAATAAAGAAGTAGAACAAAGTTATATCTATTTCGCAAGTGAATACAATATTGAAAAAAAAGAGATTCATTTGGCTAAAATAGCAACTTTTATTTTGGGAAGCGGGGGCTTTGGAAGCCGTATTATGGAAAAAATCAGAGTAAAAAAAGGTTATGCATATTCGGCATATGCATTTAACACTTTCAAAAAGACCCATAAAATTTTAAGCGGATATATGCAGACAAAACTTGAAAATACTGAGGATGCAATTAATTCTTTAAAAAATATAATTAACGATTTTACACAAAACGGAATAACCGCTGAAGAATTAAACGACGCAAAAAAATTTTTACTTGGTAGCGAACCGCTTAGAAACGAGACACTAAGTCAGAGACTTCTTAAAAAATTTAATGAAGTATATCTTAATTTACCTGAAAATTATTATCAAAAAGAACTTGATTTAATCAAAAACACCAAATTAAATGAAATTAACGATTTTATTAAAAAATATAAAAATATAAAAAATTTAAGTTTTTCAATTCTTACAAATGACTGA
- a CDS encoding J domain-containing protein: MKPLSTAKEIEKNYKKLAKKYHSDTGGNEEKMKEINKAYNILKDYIKNFKFTFSEDEIKKQYPEEFHKNFKVFE; this comes from the coding sequence ATTAAACCTTTAAGCACCGCAAAAGAAATAGAAAAAAATTATAAGAAACTTGCTAAAAAATATCATTCCGACACAGGAGGGAATGAAGAAAAAATGAAAGAAATAAACAAAGCCTATAATATTTTAAAAGATTATATAAAAAACTTTAAATTTACATTCAGCGAAGATGAAATAAAAAAACAGTACCCGGAGGAATTTCATAAAAATTTTAAGGTTTTTGAATGA
- a CDS encoding MlaD family protein — MKTETKVGIFVFLGILSILYLTFQVKSLQDFNQKGYTLYAYINDASGLEKKAKVKLRGVEIGKVEDLKLNNSLVKLKLIIKQGVKIPKGSMVTLAQDNMLGGKYVKIIPSKNHIYYSKNETIKKYLNAASLDDLMNNVNSAVDDVKVLIKKLNKTLDKNTINNFHQILANIKDASVDLKSVIKNANKKIPSLLDNANELIATYKDIGIKINKKIPDIINKSDTLLAKLNKTGDTLNSKLGPTIDEYKKLGVNANSILNDNKKSIKTAIASAKDFFVSGGESFKKIDKLLSSATKSQIEVEFNNKFLSRDSYSKSYAQIAYLPTPTKYYILGVTSSKDYSNLDNINKNHIKNKSYITAEYGKRFDNLLIRGGIIESTGGIGADYFLDHDKVILSSEIYDFNAVNDIRGTNPHLNLAAKYIYLKHLEFLGGFENILNSRAASLFLGLGIRFRDNDLKSIISGGATSFLK, encoded by the coding sequence ATGAAAACAGAAACCAAGGTGGGAATATTTGTTTTTTTGGGAATTTTGTCGATACTCTATCTGACGTTTCAGGTAAAATCCCTTCAGGATTTTAATCAGAAAGGTTATACTCTTTATGCTTATATTAATGATGCAAGCGGGCTTGAAAAAAAAGCAAAAGTAAAATTAAGAGGCGTTGAAATAGGTAAAGTAGAAGATTTAAAACTTAATAATTCTTTAGTGAAATTAAAACTTATAATAAAGCAAGGGGTTAAAATACCAAAAGGAAGCATGGTTACCCTGGCTCAGGATAATATGCTCGGCGGAAAATATGTAAAAATAATCCCTTCTAAAAATCATATTTACTATTCAAAAAACGAAACAATAAAAAAATATTTAAATGCGGCTTCTTTAGATGATTTGATGAATAATGTCAACAGTGCCGTCGATGATGTAAAAGTATTGATCAAAAAATTAAATAAAACTCTCGATAAAAACACTATAAATAATTTTCACCAGATTTTGGCAAATATAAAAGACGCTTCTGTTGATTTGAAATCGGTTATAAAAAATGCAAATAAAAAAATACCGAGTCTGCTTGATAACGCAAATGAATTGATTGCCACTTATAAAGACATAGGGATAAAAATAAACAAAAAAATTCCCGATATTATAAATAAGTCGGACACACTTCTTGCTAAACTCAATAAAACAGGCGATACCCTTAATTCCAAATTAGGCCCCACCATTGACGAATATAAAAAATTAGGGGTTAATGCCAATTCTATTCTTAACGATAATAAAAAAAGTATAAAAACAGCGATAGCTTCGGCTAAAGATTTTTTTGTAAGCGGGGGTGAAAGCTTTAAAAAAATTGACAAACTTCTTTCAAGTGCGACAAAATCCCAAATTGAAGTTGAATTTAACAATAAATTTCTTTCACGTGATAGTTATTCAAAATCTTACGCACAGATTGCTTATTTGCCGACTCCGACAAAATATTATATTCTGGGTGTGACTTCCTCAAAAGATTATTCCAATCTGGATAATATAAATAAAAACCATATTAAAAATAAATCATATATTACTGCCGAATATGGAAAAAGATTTGATAATCTCTTAATAAGAGGCGGTATTATAGAAAGCACGGGAGGAATCGGAGCCGATTATTTCTTAGACCATGACAAAGTAATTTTAAGTTCCGAAATATATGATTTTAACGCCGTAAACGATATAAGGGGCACTAACCCTCATTTAAATTTAGCAGCCAAATATATATATCTAAAACATCTTGAATTTTTAGGCGGATTTGAAAATATTTTAAATTCGCGTGCTGCTTCACTGTTTTTGGGTCTTGGTATAAGGTTCAGAGACAATGATTTAAAAAGTATAATTTCAGGGGGTGCAACATCATTTCTGAAATAA